Proteins encoded within one genomic window of Haematobia irritans isolate KBUSLIRL chromosome 5, ASM5000362v1, whole genome shotgun sequence:
- the Vps51 gene encoding vacuolar protein sorting 51, translated as MAANPYDMDGSAFDSDKYLEKLLKDYTLKQIMDTEAAVVKDTQTLHSDMQTLVYENYNKFISATDTIRKMKNDFKTMESDMNLLKDKMNTITNFSEQITGTLQGTRSQLFKLSEKHSLLKRLQFLSSLPANLKSQIEEHKNYVQACCTYVKAQKVFEEYGHQPSFDGIRQECDEIMAKFKEQLKLEFHVVGKTAETLTKIGELLLLHLNEKPSDLSAEMLICASKRLNEQIVMLQDQTERDMIEFVDMGIEGFLNDLTLVVTAYYDMFVGKQYEDESDDFQEQALKELNTFLNLNIDKYLNLVQDRVDSDIGLGDTQVMLRALDRLHRRLLSMRNICCGLEIHRSTLDIIIAAAHQLVETHSKNLRDHFADSLSSVRLSLVSVKSEAVVSGLHLNDLITNLYVTLMEKVRSVLQDLLVFLQADWSFNIKCDYKGALCVEGIRENLLVGFLRHIANVINSFGDSSTSSPPNLLLVLSKTCLEMEQCGVHILVCLVDDLYEIDSENRATLTHETEICGEMRDTAQNLLDAYVRLQGSNISQMLRKSVETRDWLNSLEPRTVRAVMKRVVEEMTAIETIVASLYEHQTHERTTTASSDSSRKTYFSNLTNSKQQFRSNWSNYTPSQLESSYVSNIHRLFSERVEIFTSVEFSKVSIVTGIIKIGLKTLLECVRTRTFSKFGLQQIQVDTHYLQMNLWRFVKDENLINYLLDEILGSAVHRCLESTLMEPNAVEIICERG; from the exons ATGGCAGCAAATCCATACGATATGGATGGTTCAGCATTTGATTCGGATAAATAtcttgaaaaacttttgaag GATTACACATTAAAGCAAATAATGGACACTGAAGCCGCTGTGGTGAAAGATACACAAACTCTTCATTCAGACATGCAGACATTGGTTTATGAGaattacaacaaatttatttctgccaCGGATACCATTCGGAAAATGAAAAATGATTTCAAAACAATGGAGAGTGATATGAATCTCTTGAAAGACAAAATGAACACGATTACAAACTTTAGTGAACAAATAACGGGTACACTTCAAGGAACCAGATCTCAGCTTTTCAAATTGTCTGAAAAGCATTCGCTTTTGAAAAGGCTGCAATTTCTTTCGTCTTTACCAGCTAATTTAAAGTCTCAAATAGAGGAGCACAAAAATTATGTCCAAGCCTGTTGCACATATGTAAAAGCCCAAAAAGTTTTTGAGGAATATGGTCATCAGCCTTCTTTTGATGGTATTAGACAAGAATGTGACGAAATTATGGCAAAGTTCAAGGAACAACTGAAGTTAGAGTTTCATGTGGTCGGGAAGACAGCTGAAACATTAACAAAAATTGGCGAATTATTGCTACTCCATTTAAATGAGAAACCTTCAGATTTATCAGCTGAAATGTTAATTTGTGCTTCGAAACGTCTCAATGAACAAATTGTTATGTTACAAGATCAGACAGAAAGAGATATGATAGAATTCGTTGATATGGGCATTGAGGGTTTCCTTAACGATCTTACTTTAGTTGTGACAGCATATTATGATATGTTCGTTGGAAAGCAATATGAAGACGAGAGTGACGATTTCCAGGAGCAGGCGCTGAAAGAATTAAACACTTTTTTAAATCTTAACATagacaaatatttgaatttggtGCAAGACCGCGTTGATTCCGACATTGGTCTTGGAGATACACAGGTCATGCTAAGGGCCCTCGATCGCCTACATCGTCGCCTACTTTCTATGAGAAACATTTGTTGTGGTCTTGAAATTCACAGAAGTACTTTAGATATTATTATAGCCGCAGCCCATCAATTGGTAGAGACACATTCGAAAAACCTTCGAGACCATTTTGCAGATAGTCTTAGTTCCGTACGCCTATCATTGGTATCTGTTAAAAGCGAAGCAGTTGTATCTGGTTTGCACTTAAATGATCTAATAACAAATCTTTATGTTACATTAATGGAAAAGGTAAGAAGTGTACTTCAGGATTTACTAGTTTTCCTTCAAGCTGATTGGTCCTTCAATATCAAATGTGATTATAAAGGAGCATTATGCGTGGAGGGCATCCGAGAAAATTTGCTTGTTGGTTTTCTGCGCCATATAGCAAATGTAATTAATTCGTTTGGGGACTCCTCAACGTCAAGCCCTCCCAATCTATTATTGGTGCTGTCTAAAACGTGCTTAGAAATGGAACAGTGCGGCGTTCATAtatta GTCTGCTTAGTCGATGATTTATATGAAATAGATTCGGAAAACCGAGCAACATTGACACACGAAACCGAAATATGCGGTGAAATGCGTGACACAGCTCAAAATTTACTTGATGCGTACGTTCGTTTGCAAGGATCAAATATTTCACAAATGTTAAGAAAAAGTGTGGAAACACGTGACTGGCTCAATTCACTTGAGCCAAGAACTGTTCGAGCCGTAATGAAGAGAGTGGTGGAAGAAATGACGGCCATTGAAACAATTGTAGCAAGTCTATATGAACATCAAACGCACGAACGAACCACTACTGCAAGCAGCGATTCCAGTAGGAAAACATACTTTAGTAATTTGACAAATTCCAAGCAGCAGTTTCGATCGAATTGGTCAAATTATACACCATCGCAATTGGAATCTTCTTATGTTTCAAATATACATCGATTATTCTCCGAGAGAGTGGAAATTTTCACATCAGTTGAATTCTCCAAAGTGTCAATAGTGacgggtataataaaaattggtttgaag ACTTTATTGGAATGTGTACGTACGAGGACATTTAGTAAATTTGGACTACAGCAGATACAGGTTGACACACATTATTTGCAGATGAACTTATGGCGTTTTGTTAAGGATGAAAA ctTAATCAACTACTTACTTGATGAAATATTGGGGTCAGCTGTGCACAGATGTTTGGAGTCAACACTAATGGAACCGAATGCAGTGGAAATTATATGTGAACGGGGTTAG
- the nito gene encoding RNA-binding protein spenito, protein MSNREAAELGITVKIHNMKRSASRDSPSRTHSSRSRSAAMGRGTYDNGGGLPGDSPERMSPDRLRRRVGVGRSPSPRSRYVGGGSPHRDEYMRGGSTSERPSYKVLCVSSLHSKASDEFIKETLYREYKKFGDFSIRISHDLDERVAYVCFRTAEDAREAKHHKPRIVLYDKVALVEPVYESSGRSEHRPRGRSITPPDYDRYHYSRVPVAPPGPPEHRRPPLDHYDRYGPPHLASHPHSREYRPIHHEYPMPPRGPPIHRGPHIHGPPPHYGGPPRHLGPRPHVPYEKVENKKDKFPNYLHHVQPEDDPLATRTLFAGNLEVSISDDELRRIFGKYGMVDDIDIKRPPPGTGNAFAFVRYQNLDMAHRAKCELSGQYIGKFQCKIGYGKVTPATRIWIGGLGAWTSVTQLEREFDRFGAIKKIEYQKGDTCAYIQYETVEAATAAVKEMRGFPLGGPERRLRTDFSELPGTTPVAPFKPKYEESSVPPAEYRRPEYDYHYEEPHHHHHHYAPRGGYSPYPPRGTYRGRGGYRGRGRGSYHYPNDVHRPIHPSALAPTSTSSIPPPAGIEDEWRRPPGESGFERGRSGSREIRNERSRSRSPHKRTHSPGSDSDSSLRRNGAASLATARSLTDVARKCTVIWQGALILKSSLFPAKFHLTDGDADIVESLMRDEEGKHNLRITQRLRLDPPKLEDVQKRISSSSSHAIFLGLAGSTVTSNTSEDGSVQTRPLRNLVSYLKQKEAAGVISLLNKETEATGVLYAFPPCDFSADLLKRTCSSVSEESFKEDHLVVVVVRGGTA, encoded by the exons ATGAGCAATCGTGAAGCTGCTGAACTTGGAATTACTGTAAAAATACATAATATGAAACGTAGTGCTTCTCGCGACTCTCCATCTAGAACTCATTCATCACGATCACGTTCTGCAGCTATGGGACGCGGCACATATGACAACGGTGGTGGTTTACCGGGTGATTCTCCTGAGCGTATGTCGCCCGACCGGCTCCGACGACGAGTGGGTGTAGGTCGTTCTCCCAGTCCTCGTTCCAGATATGTCGGTGGGGGTTCACCCCATCGCGATGAATATATGCGGGGTGGATCCACATCGGAAAGACCTTCTTATAAAGTGCTATGTGTCAGTTCTTTGCACTCCAAAGCTTCAGACGAATTCATCAAAGAAACTTTGTATCGCGAATACAAGAAGTTTGGAGACTTTAGTATTCGAATTTCCCATGACTTGGACGAAAGGGTAGCTTACGTCTGTTTTCGAACAGCAGAAGATGCTAGAGAAGCAAAACATCACAAACCACGCATTGTACTCTATGACAAAGTGGCATTAGTAGAGCCGGTGTACGAATCTTCCGGTCGTAGCGAGCACAG gcCACGTGGTCGCTCCATAACACCACCAGATTATGATCGTTACCACTACTCGAGAGTTCCTGTTGCACCGCCTGGACCTCCGGAACATAGACGGCCACCTTTGGACCATTACGATAGATATGGACCACCACACTTGGCATCTCATCCGCACTCGCGAGAATATCGGCCAATACATCATGAATATCCAATGCCACCAAGAGGTCCTCCAATTCATCGTGGACCACACATTCATGGACCTCCGCCACATTATGGCGGACCACCAAGGCATCTGGGTCCTAGACCACACGTGCCGTATGAAAAagttgaaaacaaaaaagataAATTCCCCAATTATTTGCACCACGTTCAGCCAGAGGATGATCCTCTTGCAACACGCACACTATTCGCCGGTAATTTAGAGGTTTCTATTTCAGATGACGAACtgcgacgcatttttggtaaatatGGCATGGTGGATGATATCGACATAAAGAGGCCACCGCCAGGAACTGGAAATGCTTTTGCTTTTGTGagatatcaaaatttggatatgGCCCATCGTGCCAAATGTGAACTATCTGGGCAATATATTGGAAAGTTTCAGTGTAAGATTGGTTACGGAAAAGTAACTCCTGCAACACGTATTTGGATTGGGGGGTTGGGTGCTTGGACATCTGTTACACAATTGGAGCGCGAGTTTGATCGTTTTGGAGCCATTAAAAAGATAGAATACCAAAAGGGTGATACATGTGCTTACATCCAATACGAAACAGTTGAGGCGGCAACGGCAGCTGTTAAAGAAATGCGCGGTTTTCCTTTAGGCGGTCCTGAAAGACGATTGAGAACAGATTTCTCCGAACTTCCTGGCACCACGCCAGTTGCTCCATTTAAACCAAAATATGAGGAGTCATCGGTTCCGCCTGCTGAATATAGGCGTCCTGAATACGATTATCATTATGAAGAgccacatcatcatcatcaccattatGCTCCACGTGGAGGTTATTCTCCATATCCACCACGCGGAACGTATCGTGGTCGTGGCGGCTATAGAGGGCGTGGTCGGGGATCATATCACTATCCAAATGACGTACATCGCCCTATACATCCGAGTGCTTTGGCACCAACATCGACCTCGTCTATTCCTCCTCCAGCTGGAATCGAAGACGAGTGGCGACGACCACCGGGAGAATCCGGTTTTGAAAGAGGTCGATCGGGTTCTCGTGAAATCAGAAACGAACGATCACGATCTCGCTCTCCACATAAAAGAACACATTCTCCTGGATCTGATTCAGACTCATCATTACGGCGCAATGGAGCTGCTTCTCTAGCTACAGCGCGTTCTCTTACAGATGTGGCAAGAAAATGCACCGTAATTTGGCAGGGAGCCCTAATACTAAAGAGTTCTTTATTCCCAGCTAAATTTCACTTAACAGATGGAGACGCTGATATTGTTGAGTCGCTTATGCGTGATGAAGAAGGCAAGCACAATTTGCGTATAACGCAAAGACTGCGTCTGGATCCCCCAAAATTGGAAGATGTTCAAAAGCGAATTAGTTCATCATCATCCCATGCAATATTCTTGGGATTGGCAGGATCGACTGTCACTTCCAACACATCCGAAGATGGTTCTGTCCAAACGAGGCCATTGCGTAACTTGGTGTCCTATCTTAAACAAAAGGAAGCAGCCGGCGTTATTTCCTTACTCAACAAAGAGACGGAAGCTACAGGTGTGCTGTACGCTTTTCCACCATGTGACTTTTCCGCAGATTTGCTTAAACGCACTTGTTCGTCGGTTAGTGAAGAGTCGTTCAAGGAAGACCATCTCGTTGTTGTCGTAGTGAGAGGTGGAACTGCTTAG